GTTTTTAAGACCAGTGATAAAAATGGGTCAAACAGATGAAGGTTCTTAATcacgtttttattttcaacagtgttttattttctgtgtactgtaaaaaaaccaaaacaaattctGATCAAATTTCCAGAGTTTGAAGTGTAACGTCCTGCAgcctgaggtcagaggtcagcctCGCACTGTGACCTGCTGACTTCTGCAGATTCTTAggattttttctttgctctgttttgtaaaataaaacatgaaaaaatgtCTGTAACTGAAACTGTGTCTTTCTGAATAAAAGCCTCAGAGTTCAGGTTCATGTCTCCTGCAGAGCGTTAAATCATCTGTAATCTGTGCACGAAACATCTGTGCACGCTCCCCACCGCAGGAGCAGGATCAGCTTTATGAAACGTTAACATGTTCCAGGTGAGGAACAGTGAACgcctcacagtgtgtgtctgtggggggggggggggggggggggggcagttaaTTTTAATCCTgagtttcacaaacacacattttaatatttaattgattcattatattttatattttgtataaaGTTAAGACAAAGTGACTTCGGAATAAAACGACTAGACAGAAGCAGACTGAggcttttattatgaaatataTGGATCGTCTGTGTCTATAGTTATGaggccaattttggttcaatacaATAATTGTAACCAGGGTTAGAATTAGTTCACCCTGGGGTCATGGTTAGGGTTGGGTGAACTGACCCTAACCATGACcccagttcacacttaaaagaATTAGCTAATTCATTCcgttttttattgggatgatgtAGACGACAAATTTGTATTTGGTTATATAACGATGATCTTGGATCACGAATCCGGATCCTCACTTTAACtctgagtcctgactgtgagcgTCACATGTTGAGTTCACACtaagttacttcatgtactgatcaggtcctgataactagtgatgagtgttaatgagttacagtgagagcagctcagagtggaggaggaaacagaaactccagctcggtCCAAACCAActgatcattgagcagctgaggaccagagagaaactctgtgtttccactgtttgttccactgttcttcaacaaagtcactGACCTGCTTCATGTTAACACACAAGACCGAATCTCACCTGACTGCTaggaacctgggtgtgacactGGACAGTCAACTCCCCCTTCCTGCCAACATTACGGCAACAACCTGCTcatgtagatacatgctgcacaacatcaggagaatacaGCCCCTTCTCATTCAGAAGACAGTACAGGTTCtagtccaggctctggtccaggctctggtccaggctttggtccaggctctggtccaggctctggtccaggctccaGGCTTTGGTCCAGGCtttggtccaggctctggtccaggctctggtccaggctctggtccaggctttggtccaggctctggtccaggctccaggctctggtccaggctctggtccaggctttGGTCCAGGCTCCAGGCtttggtccaggctctggtccaggctctggtcattTCACATCTAGACTATGGCacctccctcctggctggtctacctGCTAGTCCTATCCAACCTCTGCAGCTcttccagaatgcagcagctcgactggtcttcaacctaagttcactcacactcCTGCTGTGAACGGATCaggtccagtctacatccaggacacagtcaaaccttacaccccaggcCTTCCACGTCGCTCTGCATCGACCAatcagctgctccctcactgagCGCTAACACTCAACAGAAacagactgtttgctgtcctggctcctaaatgatGGAACGAGCTCcacattgacaccaggacagaaaGTCTCCACGTCTTCCaccacagactaaagacacatgtCTTCAGACTGCACCTCGGTGAGGAAGAGGACGTCTAtcttaggtttaggttagagggttagtcttaggtttaggttagagggTTAGTCTTAGGTTTAGATTAGAGGGTTAGTCttgggtttaggttagaggGTTAAtcttaggtttaggttagagggttagtcttaggtttaggttagagggTTAAtcttaggtttaggttagagggTTAATCttgggtttaggttagaggATTAGTCttgggtttaggttagaggTTTAAtcttaggtttaggttagagggTTAAtcttaggtttaggttagagggTTAGTCTTAGGTTTAGATTAGAGGGTTAATCttgggtttaggttagaggGTTAATCttgggtttaggttagagggttagtcttgggtttaggttagagggttagtcttgggtttaggttagaggGTTAATCttgggtttaggttagaggGTTAATCGTGGGTTTAGGTTAGAGGGTTAATCttgggtttaggttagaggGTTAATCttgggtttaggttagagggttagtcttgggtttaggttagaggGTTAATCttgggtttaggttagaggGTTAATCGTGGGTTTAGGTTAGAGGGTTAGTCTTAGGTTTAGATTAGAGGGTTAATCttgggtttaggttagaggATTAAtcttaggtttaggttagaggaTTAGTCttgggtttaggttagaggTTTAATCttgggtttaggttagaggGTTAATCttgggtttaggttagagggttagtcttgggtttaggttagaggGTTAATCttgggtttaggttagaggGTTAATCttgggtttaggttagaggGTTAATCttgggtttaggttagaggGTTAATCttgggtttaggttagaggGTTAATCttgggtttaggttagaggGTTAATCttgggtttaggttagaggGTTAGTCTTGGGTTTAGGTTACTTAGCCACCTCTAGCACAAAGACAAGAAACGTCAGAAACATGAGGTGATGGAGTCGTGGCGCCACCTGCTGTTCACAGCATCGCATCCCacagaaaggagaaaaacaacgtccattaaaatgtattttaactgaATCCTGAGTACTTGTACCTCGTTACTTATTTACTCGTCCTGAGGTAGAACCATGGAACCAGAGTTCAGCGGAACCATGTTGGAACCACGTCTTGTTTCTTCCGTCCCTCTATGGCCGCCGACTCTGTTTCCGGTGTGTGTCACCCTTATATCCGACATCGCTTCCTGCTCCATGCTGCGATGTTGTCCACTTTGAAGCAGCGGGTCGGAGAGGTTCTGTTACCGGGAGACGAGTTCTGCTGTGACGGGGACGACACCATCTCTTTGACGGAGCCCGTCAGGCCGGAGAAGTTGCTGTGTGGCCCGGGGCTGCGGCGGAGCGGTGACCGGCTGCTGGTGTGTAAGAGCGGGATCCTCCGCCATAAACAGCCCAACGTCTTCTGGATGGACTGTCAGCAGAGGAGGGTGAGAACCAGAACCACAGCCAGAACCACAGCCAGAACTAGAACCACAACCAGTACCACATCCAGAATCACATCCAGAACCACAACCAGAACTAGAACCACATCCAGAACCACATCCAGAACTAGAACCACAACCAGAACTAGAACCACAACCAGAACTAGAACCACATCCAGAACTAGAACCACAACCAGTACCACATCCAGAATCACATCCAGAACCACAACCAGAACTAGAACCACATCCAGAACTAGAACCACAACCAGAACTAGAACCACATCCAGAATCACACCCAGAACTAGAACCAGAACTAGAACCACATCCAGAACCACATCCAGAACTAGAACCACAACCAGAACTAGAACCACATCCAGAACCACATCCAGAACTAGAACCACAACCAGAACTAGAACCAGAACTAGAACCACATCCAGAACCACATCCAGAATCACACCCAGAACTAGAACcacaaccagaaccagaaccacaTCCAGAATCACACCCAGAACTGGAACCACAAGCACAACCAGAATGTGAACCACCACCAGAATCACATCCAGAAACAGATCCAGTTGGACTTGGTTATGGTAAACAGTTTCACTCAGTCACCTTTGTCCCTCTGTCCACAGTACGTCCCTGCTAAAGGTGAGACGGTCATCGGCATCGTCACTGTAAAGTCAGGAGATGTCTTCAAGGTGGACTTCGGGGGAAGTGAACAGGCATCTCTGTCCTACCTGGCGTTTGAAGGAGCCACTAAGAGGAACAGACCCAACGTCCAGGTGAGACGCTGAGGATAGCAGAGGGTCCAGGTGAGACGCTGAACAAGAATCCAGGGACTgatggttctgtgtgtgtcttacctGCGCAGGTGGGGGACCTTGTCTTCGCTCAGTTCATTGTAGCCAATAAGGACATGGAGCCGGAGCTGGCGTGTATCGGCAGCTCGGGACGAGCCAATGGGATGGGAGTGTTTGGAGGGGGCGGGCTGTTGTTCAGAGTCTCTCTGGGACTCATCAGAAGGTCAGTCACATGTTCTGACATCACAAGTCATGTGATAGAGAATGAACAAGGCTGCACTGACACGCACATCATCAATATTACCaacaatcaataataattaaaaccaagatGTCCAACCCCCAGGCTGCTGTCCCCCCACAGCGAAGTGCGGTCCGACCTGGAGCAGCTCTTCCCCTGTGAGCTCGTGGTCGGAATGAATGGTCGTCTTTGGGTCAGATCCTCCAGCGTCCATCAGACCCTTGTCATCGCAaacctgctgcagagctgcgaGACCATGACGCCGCTGCAGAGACGGGAGCTGTTCATGAGGGTCAAACAGGGGGCGCTGTAGACCACGTCACACCAGGTCTGATCCTCCTGTGGAGgttgtgatgtcattgtttatTCCAGGACCCTGTGATATCTCCACTGCGGTTTAAAGGAACAGTCcatgtatttttataattttgtgaAATGAATAAAGTGAATCAATCTGCAGCTCAGTTTCATTTCAGCACTTTGACAGATAAAGATCTTTCCTCTTCAGCAAAGTGGTCAGTGATTGGCTGTCTGCTCAgattcagccaatcacagcccagTCTCTGTTGATAGGTGCTGGAATGAAAAACGAGTCACCAGCTGCTCCTAGATCACATGACGAaggctgtgatgtcatcagagtGAGAACTGATGAGATGCTCACTTCTGTTGTTCTGTGACGTCACTGCTCTGGCTCCGTCACCCTCAAGAAATTCACACGTGAATCACACGTTAAGCTACTCGTCCAATGAAGTGCAAGGGTCTGGATTCAGCTGATCGGGATCAGCTGCTGAAACCTGAAGTATTGATCTGCAGTTTATTAAAAATTGGTTTTATTAAATACAAATGACACAAGAAGCTTCATCCGAAAACAAATTTTAATGAACTTAATTTGAATGACCAGAGAGGAACCGACTCATCTATTCATTTGTGAACGAAAGAATAAAGATTTcctaaagaaacaaacaagatatTTACAAGcactataacacacacacacacacacacagtgtgtatgtttgtcGGATTGATCAATAGTGAGATGAGAACAGCTGATCACATTCATGTTGACCTAAGTCTTTGGTTCTAACAGCTCTGATAAGGACACTTAGAGAtacaatcaatcagtcaatataaatcagtcagtcaatcaatctaaatcagtcaatcaatcaatcaatcagtcaatcaatctaaatcagtcagtcaatcaatcagtcagtcaataTTTAAGATAGATTTACAGCTACAGTCAATCACCTGAAGAAGAACAGCTACAAAGATTGTAGATTTTTCATGGATTCACTGTCGACATCTTCAGCAGATACAACACTGACCCAGACCTGGTTCCAGACCTGGACTTGAAATGAACCTGGACTGAAACCTGGACCTGCTGAGGCTCTGGTCTGGAGCTGGTCCAGTTTAAGAAACTTAAATAAACTGGTTTCATACAAATATTTAGGGATTTTTGTGAAGAGAAAGagttgaataaaatatattgatcACAAACCTGATCATGATTAACTTttaaaattacacacactcactgtgtttAGATCTGATGTGAAACTGGTTCcacaaataatgaataaacCTGTTTCTGATCCGGGATCAGTTTCTGTTAAAGTTTAGACAATCACTCAGTCAGGTACATCCAAACCGTAAACTGGATCTAATTTGGATCACAGTGAACTGGAGACATGGTCATCTGTAAGTGGAACCATGAATTCAGATtacttcacacaaacatgttggtTTTGATCCAGATCAGAGGAATCAGGATCAGACCAGATCTAAACCACCTGCTCATTACCCATAATCCCCCACCAGTAAATGTCTGGACCATTTCACCCAGCAGCCCCAtcgttgctgttctgattgtctgattttcaaaataaaaggcttGTTTGGGATGTGTCGCAGCAGCGTAGGACCAACAGACCGAGGCAGCTGCTGGTTACAGACAGCGGCCAATCAGGGCCAATCAGGGCCAATCAGAGCCAATCCTTGAGGCCCTGCAGAgaatacaacaacacaaatccTTATTCGGTCAGAACgtgcaaaataaaaagaataaaagaaaaagtgagacCAGCTCATTTGTTCATCAGAGCAGACGCCACAGATTAAAGTCAGCATTTGGTTTCACTGCATCGGTCTAGTCGCTGGTCACATGACCTCTCCTGCTCTGCCTCACGGTTTCCCCACGTCCACCGTGATTTTAGTGAACAGGTCGAACTTGTCCAGTTTAACCACTTTGTAGGAGAGAGAGTTGATCCCGTCTTTGTGCATCGTCTCTCTGGTGTGAGCGATTCTGTTGaacctgaaagacaaaaaacaaactgacgCGTATCTAAACACTTTGCAGTTCACATCACACTGAGGATCCACTGATGGTTCATTACCTCTGAGGGTTCGCCTCgttctgtttgtctctttcgTGTCGAATCATCCGACATTTTCCCACCTCGCCGTTGGGCCTGGAGATGGACATGCCTTTAGACGCCAACCTGGATACACGACACAAACATGTCATACATGCGAGTGTGTGAAGGTATTAGACTCCGAACTCAGATGATCGAACCAGCTTCAGCTCCAGTTCTGTTCTTGTCTGCTAAAGATGTGTCATCCTGCCTTACCCAGACTCGAACCTGGACTTGACCAGAACCAAAACCATCACAGAAACAAGACCAGCACAGGAACCTATATCAGAACATTAGCAACGGACCAGAACAAGAACAGCTCCAGGCGAGTACCAGAccagaacagaaaacaaactagAACAATTACCATACCAAACCCAGTCAAGTCCCAGACCAGCACCACTACCGCAGCTGGACCAGCAACCATACCAGACCCAGACCAGCGCCACTATAAGACAAAAACTACAACTAGGACCAGCACCAGACCCAGGCCAGCCCTACTACCAGCACCTCTACAAAACCAGCACAATTAACACTACCTGACCAGTACAAAAAAACAGTAACAGTAACAAACAGTAGCAGACCAGAACCAAAACCAGACCACCAGAcagaaacataaatataaacctACTCCTCACAGGGATTCTTCCacattacatttccaacagtgAGTTTCACATGTGAGGCACTgatcagagagagtgagagacagagacagagacagagagggactgagacagagagggacagagacagagagggagtgagacagagggaaagagacagagagggactgagacagagagagacagagacagagagggagtgagacagagagggactgagacagagagggacagagagagagagagagagacggacagagacagagggactgagacagagagggacagagacagagagggacagagacagagagggagtgagacagagggaaagagacagagagggactgagacagagagggacagagagagacggacagagacagagggactgagacagagagggacagagagagagagagagagagagacggacagagacagagagggacagagacagagagggactgagacagagagggacagagagagagagacagacagagacagagagggactgagggagagagagacggacagagacagagagggacagggacagagagggacagagagagcgacagggacagagagagacagagggactgagacagagagggactgagggagagagagagacggacagagagagagagacttttttttccccaaagatTCTTTATTTAATCTAGTGTCATAAATTCTTCAATCCAAATAAAAACgttaataattatatatatgtatataatatattaataaataaagtaaatatataaacacaaaccttCATTCTTAATAAGTAACAACCCAATATCTCATTTAAAAACAGGGCTGAAAAATCTGAACTAATTATATTTTCAATTCTCTCACTAATGTAACAAAGAGGAACACTTTCATATATAGAGCCAACTTTTACAATCACACTTCCTGAATAAAAGATCCAATTGGTCAAACAAAGATTCAAATGcagtgaagcagagagagagagagtgatgacAGGATGATGGTGAGATGAAAAGATGAGTGTGGTTACTTTTTGATGCTGCATCAGAGCGAACCTGAGGAAACACAGCAGCTAAGAGGCtgatgttagcatgttagcatgttagttGAACAGTTTCACATTTGTACCTGTTGTAGATGTCATCATCTTCTCCTCCCCAGCCCCAGTAGTTGTTAGGGAAGCCGTTGATCTTCAGATACTGTTCTTTACTCATCGATGAGACTCCTCCAAAGTACTGGTTATATGGCagcctgaaaaacacacacagttgagtCTGAAACGCTGCTGATCTTGTTtgagtttgaaaactctggggttgtgttttaatctggacgaacagaaactgagactttTGTAAATGATGATGCAGATGTTatcttcctgattggttcttatcagtcacatgactgGACTAGCAGCAGTGAATACAAAGCGTTGCAAACTCTTACTGTCAATAACAGTTCCACCATGTTGCCTAGTCGAACTACAGAGCAGACAATCTGCTCCCTGTTTACAACAGCGTGTCACATGACCAGCAGACGTGATCACGTGATCTGTGTTTCAGAGtttttctctgagacatttaggAACTGATCTACTGAAAGTTTGCACGtgtaaaaacatgtgcaaacttgatttcgCCTTCAAAAAAATACAAGCTGATCTACTAACGGTGTGCACTGAGGATTGTATGCGGaataacacacactgtccatTTAGTATTATTTGCCTAAATGAATATGCAATATCAGGCGTTTCTACCCGATTGTGTAAAATATTGGGAGGAGTAGATGCAAATACTTTCATTTAGCACTCgcattgtgatttacaaagACTGAAACTAATTGCTGTGGTTGTGACTGCGTCTATATTTAGCACGTTAGaaagaatcagaagtactttattaatccccgtagggaaattcaaatggtGCTAATCGGCACAGCGTTACACACAGATGGCTGCAGCCAAACAAAACTGAGTATTCACAGCCATCATTTCCTTCaagtaaaaatgaaattcatcatgtcttcatattttcctctttttgccaacattacatttttagctGGGGGTTTTCTTTTTCGCATGTTGTGCTTGTTTTCAGTGCGTTCATCTCCTCAGGTGTGCTCCTCCCTCTCCATGCCCCAGCTCCATGGGACCTTGGTATTAAGAGACCTCACCACTGCCTGTACCCCATTCGATCCCTCTTGCCAGGGCACTGATGGCCATCGTCAGACCAGATACAGCGCTGACCAGCTGCCTGATGTGCACCACAATGGTCCGACTATCGACTCGAGCCGCAGAAAGTGAACTGCATCTGCTGCTCAACATTGGTCAGAGGCATCTCTTCCACCACCCCCCACCTGTTTCATTTGCCGAGGTTTTataatgagttttttttcctaTGTCCTCCCATCTTATCTTAATTTCATCTGtcgttctttttgttttatccacAGCATTtactatctcacacacactctttgagttgtattaatatttctttgctgtagctgaacattttgtttgtttgcctcttccacTAATGCTTCCAGTTCCATGGCATTAAATTTCACTCTGCTCTCCGTAATGCTCCATGGCAGTAACCAGTAACATAAGCAAAATACTCATTTAAATACTACTGCCTCTACCTGTTATCATTTATGCTATTATTTTTAGTAGATCACCCATAAACGCCCACCAACCAAACGTGGAATCTGTTATAATTCACACACAATTTAGCactctttatttgggatcttagtAGATCAGGACCTGAGTGAGCTCCAGAGACGaagtgtatgtctgtgtgtgtgtgtgtgtgtgtgtgtgtgtggtcaggaaacaggaagtgaggagtCAGGCagagtgtgtctctgtcagctttatctgaacacacacacactttcccctCATGACAGGAAGTCAACAGGAAGCCTGATCaacctgatgacatcatcatcagtggACCAACAAGCATCTGGAACCTGACTCAAATCTATTGTCTGTTTAAAATGGATGTTCATTTAAATGATCTATTcataaaaacaagatatttatattttattgccTTTTCCCACCGTTGACGCATTTTACATAGAACAGCAGCAACATTgcttctctcatctcatctcttgTGCCCTAGATGCCGCCCACACTCAGAGTGACAGGGAAGCCCTTCAGGCACGCGCACACGTTCGCAGCTCACTATGGCTCCGTGCCGCTCTCGTGTATAAAACCAAAGTCCTAATAAAACTATTTCTGGTATAACTCCATGTCCGATCCACCcccaattttatttattttttgggttaattctaattcaaatgtcagactgTTTATTCTTTAGAATTCAAAGTTCAttgctattactattattgtgCTATAATATTATCATAATATCAGTGGTATTAAAGGGTTTcaaaatgatgacaataatataatttatcacAATGATATAATCTGAGACAATATATCATCCAACATTAGCATCATGACAGAGCTAcgttaatattttaaatactgCAGCAAGTTAGAAGTTTTCTTGTTCAGTTGATACCCGGCCCTAAATGTCTTTATGTTCCCTTTACACAGGTGAGACGTCTGATAtttagtctctctctcctcctcttgaattgaattaaaaactttATCAGCATTGACTTACCTGAAGCCGAACTTGTCCATGGACACGGACAGGTGTCGCGGCTGGCTGAAACACTTGTAGATGTTGCGGTCGTCCATGGGGATCAGGTCAACGTCACTGAAGACGAAACAGTTGTAGTCGTACTCCTTCAGGGCCTCCTTGTAGCCCACGTTTAGCAGCTTGGCTCGGTTAAAAATCTCGTCTCCGTCCtgagagaggaaacagattGAGATCAGGATGAAGCGGTCTATAAATTCACACCAACACAGTCAAGGACAACTTGGGGTTGGTAAACTGACACTTCCACATGTCTaataagaaaatacaaacacacaggggcCACAGCTAAATGGACAGATACAAATGAAGTCACATTCAGGACGGAGGTTACATGACTTCATCAGGACGGAGGTCATGTGGTGTTCACACCTGTCTCAAGTGATGTGATCACCAATGTTCAGCTTTGGGCCTTGAAAGACCGTCCACTCAGCTGAAGACCTCTGACCTTTGCAGTTTCATCATGAACTAAACCGACCAtgttattttgatttgaaaaaaaaaaaaatttaatttctgAACATGTTTACGCGAGCTGAGGAACTCAAAGCTGAACATGTGTTCAGATCAGAAACAGGCGTGAACGCCCAGTGTGAGTGATGCCTGAGCTTCAGGTCACAAAGTCGTCTCCTGTCCAGTGTTTTTGATCATAAAgtctcatttccttttttctatcaGAGAGTTTTTCTTTCCACAGTTGAAAGTTTATGGACGTTTATGTTTCTGAGTTTATAAAGTGACAATGAAAAGAGGTTAGTTAAGATGAGTTCACAGTCTGGGGTTGGTAACCTGACCAATGTGATTTACATAACACTGCAGTTACCGTGCAGTTCACCTGCAGCTAACTAGTGGTTAACACACAGTTAACATGTAGAGAGTGACAGGAAGTTAAACTGCAGATCATATCCTGTCGACAGAAACACatgagcagaagaaaaaagaaggaagaagCACGTTTACCAGTGCGAACCTCTCAGACAACTCCAGCTGCTATTGGCTGAGACACAGCAGGAGGTGGGTCCCAGTGTCTCCAGCGACCACAGCCATTGGTCAGAAATGCCTAACATGCAGTGGGGGGAGGGCGTAGGGTGGCAATGTGAGAAGCAGggtgaggagaaagaggaggaggaaggacacagacaagagagagaacaaCTGTAAGTcagtcacaaacaaacacacaaacaaagctgtaagaagaggaagaagaaaactttAAGAGAAGAAGAGTTTAGAGTCGTTTGAATCTGGGTCACGTGACTAAGACTGGAACCAAACACAGCTAGTTTACTGGATCAAGACAAACTTGATCCTGATCATCCACATAACCTGATATGTTCATTTAGCATGCTCTGTTGATCATGTGATCCCAGGAACATGAGGTGGTACCAgaaactgtagataaagatggacgacatgatgaaACCAGAACATCTGTCTCACATCTGCTGATCCAGCTGTAGGGCTGTGTCTCACCCCAGAGATAAAGCAACATGTTAGACACAGAGAGAGTAGGGGGGTGCGATATTTATCGTTTACGATAATATCTTAATTGTTGCATGATGTGTGAGCTCCTGTTATCGAGTATTGGGTAGAGCCACACGGAGCGAGCGCCCCTTTCAACCATCcccaggagggagggagggagagccaGGCACCTCGCACCAGCTCCACTGGCCAAGTCAGAGTGACTCCAGCCCGGCTAGAGTCACACGGACCGAGCGCTCCTCTCCACCAGCCCAGTATTTGatgacaataaatcatttttccagTGTTCTAGAGATCACAGAGCCTTcttattcagtgtgtgtgtgtgtgtgtgtgagccttatccctctctctttttccttcctaCTCATTCCAGACAGAGAGCCCAGCCAGGCT
This window of the Paralichthys olivaceus isolate ysfri-2021 chromosome 9, ASM2471397v2, whole genome shotgun sequence genome carries:
- the exosc3 gene encoding exosome complex component RRP40, encoding MAADSVSGVCHPYIRHRFLLHAAMLSTLKQRVGEVLLPGDEFCCDGDDTISLTEPVRPEKLLCGPGLRRSGDRLLVCKSGILRHKQPNVFWMDCQQRRYVPAKGETVIGIVTVKSGDVFKVDFGGSEQASLSYLAFEGATKRNRPNVQVGDLVFAQFIVANKDMEPELACIGSSGRANGMGVFGGGGLLFRVSLGLIRRLLSPHSEVRSDLEQLFPCELVVGMNGRLWVRSSSVHQTLVIANLLQSCETMTPLQRRELFMRVKQGAL
- the b4galt1l gene encoding beta-1,4-galactosyltransferase 1 encodes the protein MSTEPANFSLLHRTCKLVVLLCLLHISITVVFYVRSLDIRLAFVQNQQSHVNVTERNQFTFRTGPAEAVTPKGEPGKGHPQSGVQEAEDPVKKLDKCPETSPLLVGPLRVEFTTSVSLEEITKSNANLRPGGRFKPKDCEALQKVAIIIPFRKRDEHLKYWLYYLHPILQRQQLDYGVYVINQDGDEIFNRAKLLNVGYKEALKEYDYNCFVFSDVDLIPMDDRNIYKCFSQPRHLSVSMDKFGFRLPYNQYFGGVSSMSKEQYLKINGFPNNYWGWGGEDDDIYNRLASKGMSISRPNGEVGKCRMIRHERDKQNEANPQRFNRIAHTRETMHKDGINSLSYKVVKLDKFDLFTKITVDVGKP